The nucleotide sequence TCATCCCAAAGCTTTTGTTGTTTagtatttttaacaattttgcgGGTACGAATAGATTATTTTATGTGGCGTAAATAAATAGGCGGGGCTTATAAGGGGTGTGAATTTGTAGTAGCACctaattttctttaagtaaGTTTCTTTACTTACTATTAACTATAATCAGTCTAAACagacttttttcacatttatgcACAGAATATAATTTTGTCTTAGTAATTTGTAAATGAGTAATGCTATTCTATGAGTAATGGGCGTTACCTTAATTCTGTTAATTCGATTTTTAGATAGATGGCGCTATCTAGTAACAGATCAAGTTGTTGCGGAAGTCATAATGAAGCTGGGAACGGTACTCTGTTTAGGTTTTCGGAAATGGCCGTAGGTACCTTTCAAGCTGTCCCtctggaaatttaaaaataaagaatcttaaCTAACTTAATAAATCTATAAAGGGCGGGGCTTAATTCTTCATTGACAGGACAGTATTAACACCATGTTTACTCACTCTGTTGGAGTAGATTTTCTTATAGGTACTTGTGAAACGATCCTGATTTAAAAAACAGAAAACCTTTATTGGTTATACCTTCTGAAGGGGGTGTGGCTAGTTTAGAAAATCCAATAAGACCATCCTACAATATCTGGAATTTGAAAAAGTGTTTGGCATTGCACAAATGAGCAGTACAGAActttaaaagtatttaaattaCCACCTGGGTTACgataaagagaaaataaagttttattcATTTCACCTGCCATAacttaaaatgtcaataaaaataaaatagactaaatagggtaagtgtgccaaatttcggcatagttgcatgcaagtgccaaaatgtcaaatttgaagtgtaatatttttaatacaaattgatttttttattcctttttcttaagggatgttgcttggaaacttgttaacaatttatcgtctttattttctctaaaatcattcttaatacattttaaaatgaataaaaatatagacatagctttggtgccctatttcggccaccttcattctcatagttccttgcccttcaggaattcttccaatatctttttcacgtcatctcgtttgtagaAGCTACATTTCTTGTttctcttttgcattgtataatctctagagcacgtaaaatctaaaagttcatggaaattcgaggagcaaaaaaggtggccggaattgcaagctggccggaatttggcacacttactctatcccattttttgtaaagatttaaacaAAGTTTAATTCTTTACTAATCTGTAATATTCTATTACTAATCTGTaatattctatttaattttttttatttctcatttatttttaccaTAAATTTGTTAATGATTTGAAAGAGTccttgacgtttttttttttattaatttttaattctgtaTTTTGCAGCCTGGTTGACTTCACTCTCGTGTGATCAACTGTGAACACAATGCCACCCAGTATTTCTAAATCAACCCTACTCGAAGATAATCTAACCAGTGATGTAAGGCAGAGGAAGAATGATTTGAATGACAATCCAGTGAGTGTCGATGGAGAGGAGATCAAGGGTCAGGAATCTTCCACAAATTACACAGACTTCAAGCCCGAAATCAGATGGCCAGATCTCATTGTGCAGATATTCCTTCATTCAGGAGCCCTCTATGGCCTCTACTTGCTCTTCTCCATCAAACTCTATTCATTTATATGGTGTGAGTATCTAATCGATCGATTTAGAATCCAGACGAAACGTTCTCTATCTATATACCATCCAATTAAAAACTTAGCCATAAAATGTAGAACATTGTTGATAAAGTCAGTGACTGTCTGTATGTACACATTTATTTCTGATTAATCGTTCGGTGAGTAAGAAGTGAAGATTATTGACAACTTAATGAATTAACTCAGCGCGTATATGTTACTGCTGGCGCACGTGGAAACACTGATAACATTTGCACCTGCACAGGAAAGCGGCATAaactaaaaatcaattgaataaCACGGGAGATACAtagaataaaatcaattttcttggaTATGCTATAAAAATCAAGGGGAGAGTTACTCAAAGGgttactaagaaaaaaaaattaaaatatttgagaaatagaaatttattgagaaaaacaaTAATATCGATGAGatctaaaaattcaaatgctCTATCTTTTTAGCTATGAAActtcactttaaaattatttaagaatttcACTTTCTAAAAgttatgtttttaatttttccttaacataacttttttaataaattatgttATTGAAACTTCATACtggaatatttaaattaaaaatatatccaGACTTTGAAAAAGTTCTCGATTCTAGGTTTAGTTCTTAAGATATATTTGAATAAGTTCTAAAAAAACGATTTGTCCATGTTTTTTGATACAATTAAGACcacagcgcctctggtgtcgGTTTTACGACCTTCATCTGTTCTATATATTGTCGGTCatttaaatatcaatttttgcCTTATGAAGAATTAAATAGGTTTAGCAGAATCGGAGCTATATAATCGCCTAATACTTAAAACAGCAAAAACGGGCTTGcctaataaggtaaagtaccctcacttaattgggttcctcgattcgaccggtaggtcaatttttgaatttctatgaatttgtcactggttggTATTATTcatagaataattgacctattaagccttttggaagcctttcgtcgagGTTTCACTTGCAccgtttgtctccaattagaaaatttcccttgtctccatttggattaatttttttttccaatagaatcattttgcacttatgtatttttcttgtatttaagaagttttcaaattatatttaaagaattttcactgaaaaataacattctagaagagtcaatgagcaaatttatgtaattttctttagaaaaaaaaatgaacttaatgtgttgtatcttctgtcaaagttaaagcgtctggttttgaattaggacatataccctaggggaaactggggtaccatgACTTAATAACCATCATTATCATAACTTAACTGTAAAATTGAACAGTCATATTGTTGAATAAAAGAGATTgtggcagtagtaaacatgggatagcaccgaacactgatttcaatttctaaactacttgaactatgatGACCATTTTTTTAGTGGACTAGCAAACCTAtcagtatctatgaattcataaagatcttgtcctctgaagtctaatgtctaattaaaaaatcgcagtgttaaGTTCTACAGTAGTGCTCCGATTTCCCCtagatctaaaaaaaatctcttttagccgagacaccgTTAGTAGATTACTTAAAATGTCAAGACACAAACCAAATGTCTTAGAAACAAACCACTACGGggtatttttgatatttaacaTTAACAATCCGCAACACAAAGGGGTtcattctaaaataatttagtctAAATACGTGTGTCCCGTTTAAATAAACAttcatcttaaatttttttattgtcaattgATACGATTGGTACAgaacaattgtttaaaaatataaaataataaaacaaatcattCGACCCTTTTCTCCTTGAATGCCTGTGATTTTTTACAATCTTCTGATACTTTGCaatctattttttctatttgacATTCTGTAATTCTTTTCAAATACACCAAAAATCTCAATGTGAATAACCCCTTGAGGAAATATGTCACACATTAATTTGCaaaactgaataaaaaattgtgttAGTATTTTTCTCGCACAAATATGGTTTAAATCTCCACACATaataatttctctgagtgtTTGTAGGAACAACATAAAAACATGGTATTGAATAAAAATGATGGAAGGTTAATTACTGAACCGcgtaataaatcaattaattcttTTAGTTAAAATGAAGAAACTTTAGGTAATATTGAATCAAGTTCACACCAAATATATTGCTTTTCGATTAATTCCAAATGAACCATTTCCTTCGTGCACGTCAAGTTGATTTAGAGTGAATTACCACATtaaaaatttccatgaattcaaTCATAATCTATTCATAGGGAATTTCATGATTTCATGAGCTAGTTGCAAGCATTTTAGATattattgattttgaaataGTTGCCTTACCACACAATCTTCACGATTCTTTTGAAATTATCttggcaaattttttttattaaattttattgctaaatagttacatttttaaatgaatttgcatataatatttattaaaataagtcTCTTTGTGAGTGAGAAAATGTGGAATTTAGAGACATGACCTTGTTGTTGTTCTAagtatattatttttgttatttgatAATCGTTCTTGCAAACGAATTTAGGTGATAATTGTTTAGCTAACATTTCTCACCCAGAATTAGGCCTTTTTTAGTCAATGCTTACCTCACCTTGAAATCAAACACATTACATAAACATAATTTAGATAATGTAGCTAATCTCCGTGTAAAGTCAATTACAGCCCTTCATATTGTTATTATCATTTTCTTAAGCAGCTGAACTTATAGGGAAGCCTGAACTAAATGAATGTTTTGTTTTCCTTATCATTCCAGTCATAGCTTTAATATACGGGTCGGGTTTCGGAATAACAGCCGGTGCCCATAGACTGTGGTCACACAAAGCATACAAGGCCAAGTGGCCGCTGCGTCTTCTTCTTGTGTTCCTCTTCACAATTGCTGGTCAAGTGAGTAAGCAAGGGAATCATTGAGAGGTCATATCGTAGAAACTATCAATTACCtctgaaaaatttattgcataATTCATGTTAAATGGATCTTTTAACAATTGGGAAAGAATGATAGTTTTATGATGGTATTTAGCTGTTGACATTttctctttgaatttcgatggtGATGATCATATTTGGCATTTTCCTAACATCTTTCTCTTGTGACCAATGTAGAGAGACGCCTACACATGGGCCCACGATCACCGGGTGCATCATAAGTACTCCGAGACGGATTCTGATCCGCACAATGCCAAAAGAGGCTTCTTCTTCGCACACGTGGGATGGCTCTTCCTTACTCCTCATCCCGATGTCGTGGAGAAAAGGAAAATCATTGATATGAGCGATTTGGAGGCAGATCCCATTGTAATGTGGCAGAAGAGGCTCTATGTGCCGCTCTTTGCTCTCTTGGCCATCGCTATGCCTGTGGTTGTGCCTTGGTACTTCTGGCAGGAGAATCTCTGGATCTCCTTCTGGACAATGTTCAATCTTCGATTCTGCACAACGCTCAATATTGCCTTCTTCGTCAATAGCGCTGCTCACATGTGGGGTCAGAGGCCATATGATAAGTGAGTAGCCTAATTTGTTCAATATATTCTTGAAATAACTTAACGATCGAGGGGCTTGTAACTTGATTGAaacaattagggtaaagtggtataagttggacaatggtacaatttggacagggctttttatcttgctaaatttagtacttcatttttattttatatttttaatgctttagttttataatttggttccttgtgcttaaaaacaaattttgtactgtatttataaagaaagaagccatgtccaacttgtaccggcaaattgtccaacttgcaacactaattccaaattatatcactttaccctatatatatCCATTCTCATTGGCTTCACCCTATATTGACCGAAAACTAAacgatttaaatatttttttcctacacaaTTGATATcctggggtcccggtcaaaatcccgaaatccaaaatctcggacgccaaaatcctgaaagccaaaatcccgaacgccaaaatcccgaaatctaaAATCCCGCATGAGCTAAAaacccgaaagtcaaaatcccaaattcttaaaagtatcatagttagttactcccacgattgcacccgcgcttgttgaaggcaaaaggaaattttctgtgtcttggggaATTTTTCTgtacattatcctccatataatttaatccttttgaggattttgaacattcaggattttggttttcgggattttggcgttcaggaatTTGGCTGCCTCCGGATATTCTGATATTACTA is from Phlebotomus papatasi isolate M1 chromosome 1, Ppap_2.1, whole genome shotgun sequence and encodes:
- the LOC129798615 gene encoding acyl-CoA Delta-9 desaturase — encoded protein: MPPSISKSTLLEDNLTSDVRQRKNDLNDNPVSVDGEEIKGQESSTNYTDFKPEIRWPDLIVQIFLHSGALYGLYLLFSIKLYSFIWFIALIYGSGFGITAGAHRLWSHKAYKAKWPLRLLLVFLFTIAGQRDAYTWAHDHRVHHKYSETDSDPHNAKRGFFFAHVGWLFLTPHPDVVEKRKIIDMSDLEADPIVMWQKRLYVPLFALLAIAMPVVVPWYFWQENLWISFWTMFNLRFCTTLNIAFFVNSAAHMWGQRPYDKNINPAENITVAVAALGEGWHNYHHVFPWDYKTGELGDYKFNPTTAFIDFFAKIGWAFERKSVSRDMIARRAARCGDGTHFLDSNEAHKDPVWGYGDKDIPSDDEVELRSMQ